In Pirellulales bacterium, the genomic stretch TGCTCGACAACATGGACGGGCTCAGCGCCGGCGTGGCGGCCATCGCGTCGGCCATCCTGGCAGCCGTGCTTCTGACCACTCACGATCCGCTGACCAGGGCGCCGCAACTATTCGTCGCGGGATTCTTGCTCGTGCTTGTCGGGTCGCTGTTGGGATTCCTGTGCCATAACCGGCCGCCGGCCAGGATCTTCATGGGGGACGCCGGCAGTTACTTCATCGGCTTCTACGTGGCCGTGGCCACGATCATGGCCACCTTCAGCGGTGGCGACTTGCCGCGGCATTCGGTGCTTGCACCCTTGTGCGTCATGGCCGTGCCGTTCTATGACATGGCCAGCGTGATCATGATTCGCCTGCGGCAAGGACGCAGCCCCTTCGAAGCCGACAAGAATCACTTCTCGCACCGACTTGTCGAACTCGGCATGACCAAGGTACAAGCCGTGCTCACCATCTACTTGACGACCGCCACCTGCGGGCTGGGGGCACTGCTGCTGCACCAGGTCGACACGATCGGCGCCGTGTTCGTCGCGCTGTTGGTCGGCTGCGTGCTGATGCTTGTGGCCGTGCTCGAAACCACGGTCCGCGTCGGCCAGAATCAACGGACAAAGCGCTAAGCGATGAGTCACAAGCGCCCGCCGCCGTCGTCGACCAAGGATCGCGAGGACGATTCCCTCCGACCGTGGCTCCTGGCCGGGGCGGTGGCGCTATTCGTGGCGCGGCCTCTTTTGCCCAGCGAAGGAACTCTCGCCGGCGGCGATGCGGTCGTGCTGATGCTCGGGCCGCTCTTGCTCTTGGTCGCCTGGGCTTTGCGGGCCGTGATGCGATGCGGCGGAACGGCGCGGTTGGGCATGGTGGATCTGGTCGTCTTGTTCCTGGTCGTATGGCACGGCGCGGCGGCCTGGCGAGCGCTACCAAACGGCGCTCCGCGAGCGGCGATTAATGCCGCCTGGCAATTGGTATCGCTGGCCGCGCTCTTCTTCATTGTCCGACAGTTGGTCGTGACCGCCCGCGAGGTGCGCGCGATAGCGGCGGTTATGATCGGCCTGGCCGTCGCCATGAGCGCCCTGGGCTATCACCAGTATTTCTACAGCATCCCGCGCGACCAGGCCCGCTATCGCGCCGATCCGGAGGGGGCCTTGAAAGAGGCCCGCGTCGCCGCGCCGCCCGGCTCGCGACAGCGCGTCTTGTTCGAGCAGCGCATCAACAGCAGCGAGCCGATGGCCACGTTCGCGCTGACGAATTCGCTCGCGGGCTTCCTCGTGCCGTGGCTCCTGGTGTCGCTTGGCATCTGCGCCATGGCCGGCGTGACGCGGGCGCGCGATCCGCTTCTGTGGATTCCCGCGGTGCTCTGCGCAATCGTGACTGCGGGTTGTCTCGTGTTGACGAAGAGTCGTGCCGGCTATGTGGCAAGCGCCGCCGGTGCCGCGGCGCTTGCGCTCTGGACGGTCGTACAAGGGGCCCAGCTATCGCGCAAGGCGATGCTCGCGGGCGGGATTGCGATCGGGCTATTGATCGCCGGTGCCATCGGTGTCGGCGCGATCGATCGGGAAGTCTTGAGCGAGGCCGGTAAGTCGCTCGGCTATCGACTGCAGTATTGGCAAGCCACCTGTGCCATGATCGCCGATCATCCCTGGTTCGGCTGCGGGCCGGGGCAGTTCCAAAGTTATTACACGCAGTACATGCTGCCCGAAGCCAGCGAGACGGTGGCCGATCCACACAACTTCCTGCTCGAGGTTTGTGCCACCGCCGGGCTGCCCTCCGGGTTAGCGCTGCTCGCGGTGATTGTACTGGTCGGTCGCCGTTTACTCTGGCCCGGCCCAGCGTCACTGGCCGAGGACAGCACAAAGGCGAATTACATCTACATCGGCGCCGCGAGTGGCTTCTTGCTGGCCTGGGCTCTCGGCCCGTTGGCGACCGTGCCCTTGGGCGTGCCCGCGCTTGCCGGTGGATTAGCGAGCGCTGCACTGGCCGTCGGCGGTCTCGCGCCGTGGGTGCGTCGTGGCACGTTGACAGCGGGAGTTCTGGCCGTTGCGGCAGCGGCGTTGCTGATCAACTTGCTGGCAGGCGGTGGAATTAATTTCGCTGGCGTGGCCGGTTCGCTGTGGTTGTTGGCCGCGCTATGTCTCGCGTCGACCGAGCGCGTGCGGCCACTACACATTGCCGGGTCGGCGGCGCTCTTTGCGGTCGCGGTCGGGCTTGCTATCGGCTTTTATCTCCAAACTTACGGGCCGGTGCTGGCGTGTAACGCCGAACTCGATTTGGCGGACGTCGACTCGTCCCACGCCGAGTCGCACTTGCAGGCAGCAGCGGCCGCCGATCCGCAAAGTGCCGAACCGCGCAAGCGCTTGGCAATGCTCGAGTGGGAGCATTGGCGCTCGTTTCCGTCGCCGGCGGCCTTTGAACGCTGGACCGCTGCGCTCGACGACGCCGTGCGACTCGATCCGCACGCGGCGCCGCTCGCGGAATTGAAGGGAGATATCTGCCTGGAGGCCTACCAAAGCACGCATCAGGCCGAGCCCTTGATGATGGCCGTGGCAGCGTACCGGCGCGCGGTGAATCTGTACCCCAACAGTGGCGCCCTCCACGCCAAGCTCGCCGTGGCCCTGGCCGAAGAGGGGGAGCAGGCGACCGCAGCCGACGAGGCCCGCGTGGCCTTGCAACTCGATGCATTGACGCCGCATGCCGATCAGAAACTCCCCGGCGAAATGCGGGAACGCCTGCAGACGCTGGCCGAGGCGCCGAATTGATGGAGCGCGATGGCGCGAGTAGAATCAGGTAATTCGGCGCTCTGCAAATTCACTTCATCCTGTCGCCAACTCTTGGGGCGCCCTTTTCCACGATGGTTCAACGATGAGAATCTGGTTGCTCGCCTGTGCCTCTTTGCTGGTCGGTGTTTTGGGCGGGGCTGTTTCGGCCTTGTGGGATTCCGATCTGTTCCTGCGCAGCGATGCGCCCATCGAACTCACCAATACGGACGATCCGGAATTACCGGGCCTGCCACCGATCAACGGCCCGCAACCCAAGGTCGTGGTTGATGCGGCGCATTATCATTTTGGCCGCATGGAGCGCAAGGCAACGGGGCGTCACACCTTCGTGTTGACGAACAAGGGCGACTATCCGCTCGTGCTGCGCAAGGGCAAAACCACCTGCAAATGCACGCTGAGCGATATGGTCGATACCGAGCTCGCGCCCGGCGCCTCGCAAGAGGTGACCTTGGAATGGAACGCCAAGACGCCGCAGACTCTGTTCCGCCAGGAAGCGACGATCTTTACGAACGATCCACGACGTCGCACGCTGACGTTGACGATCGAGGGTTTGATCGTCGACTCGTTGATCGTCAATCCCATGGAAATCGTCTTTACGAACCTGACGGCGGATGAAGAGTCGACGGCCAAGACAAAAGTATTCACAAGCCTCAGCGACGATCTGCAAATCACCGGCTTCACTTGCGAGAATCAAGAGACCGCCGATCATTTCGACGTTCATTCCGAGCCGCTTCCAAAGGAAGGACTGCCGCCCGAGATGACCGCGGGAGTTGAAGTCCGCGTGACGATCAAACCGGGTCTTGCCCCGGGGCCGATCGAGCAGAAAATCGCACTGAAAACA encodes the following:
- a CDS encoding MraY family glycosyltransferase, translating into MIPWLVLGAIVPAAVVAAVAAGVVRRNAPAWGLVDEPGERKVHVRTTPLGGGIAIWLGVVVPMAAGQLLLWLLTRESGTPGLEWAQRIPIPEFVRPHLPGLVQQAPQLWFLLGAGTVLMLLGLADDLWGLSWKPRLAVQFGVAALVVWRGWKMTIFVDVPWLTSIVSVLWIVALVNSFNMLDNMDGLSAGVAAIASAILAAVLLTTHDPLTRAPQLFVAGFLLVLVGSLLGFLCHNRPPARIFMGDAGSYFIGFYVAVATIMATFSGGDLPRHSVLAPLCVMAVPFYDMASVIMIRLRQGRSPFEADKNHFSHRLVELGMTKVQAVLTIYLTTATCGLGALLLHQVDTIGAVFVALLVGCVLMLVAVLETTVRVGQNQRTKR
- a CDS encoding O-antigen ligase family protein, whose product is MSHKRPPPSSTKDREDDSLRPWLLAGAVALFVARPLLPSEGTLAGGDAVVLMLGPLLLLVAWALRAVMRCGGTARLGMVDLVVLFLVVWHGAAAWRALPNGAPRAAINAAWQLVSLAALFFIVRQLVVTAREVRAIAAVMIGLAVAMSALGYHQYFYSIPRDQARYRADPEGALKEARVAAPPGSRQRVLFEQRINSSEPMATFALTNSLAGFLVPWLLVSLGICAMAGVTRARDPLLWIPAVLCAIVTAGCLVLTKSRAGYVASAAGAAALALWTVVQGAQLSRKAMLAGGIAIGLLIAGAIGVGAIDREVLSEAGKSLGYRLQYWQATCAMIADHPWFGCGPGQFQSYYTQYMLPEASETVADPHNFLLEVCATAGLPSGLALLAVIVLVGRRLLWPGPASLAEDSTKANYIYIGAASGFLLAWALGPLATVPLGVPALAGGLASAALAVGGLAPWVRRGTLTAGVLAVAAAALLINLLAGGGINFAGVAGSLWLLAALCLASTERVRPLHIAGSAALFAVAVGLAIGFYLQTYGPVLACNAELDLADVDSSHAESHLQAAAAADPQSAEPRKRLAMLEWEHWRSFPSPAAFERWTAALDDAVRLDPHAAPLAELKGDICLEAYQSTHQAEPLMMAVAAYRRAVNLYPNSGALHAKLAVALAEEGEQATAADEARVALQLDALTPHADQKLPGEMRERLQTLAEAPN
- a CDS encoding DUF1573 domain-containing protein, which produces MRIWLLACASLLVGVLGGAVSALWDSDLFLRSDAPIELTNTDDPELPGLPPINGPQPKVVVDAAHYHFGRMERKATGRHTFVLTNKGDYPLVLRKGKTTCKCTLSDMVDTELAPGASQEVTLEWNAKTPQTLFRQEATIFTNDPRRRTLTLTIEGLIVDSLIVNPMEIVFTNLTADEESTAKTKVFTSLSDDLQITGFTCENQETADHFDVHSEPLPKEGLPPEMTAGVEVRVTIKPGLAPGPIEQKIALKTNLADVPDPEVKIGGRIGSPIMIVGREWDQEKGTIRLGTVDGAKGTRRQLKLMVRGAHRQQIEMQAPQVKPDLLVVTLGEKEELGNVVAVPLTIEIPPGSPAANYLGYTPESTGEIVIPTNHPELGEVRLKVIFAVSDK